A window of Campylobacter lari subsp. lari contains these coding sequences:
- the pheS gene encoding phenylalanine--tRNA ligase subunit alpha: MQDLISQISSASTLAELENIKVSVLGKKGILTLEFAKLKDLQGEEKKEFANGLNKTRDEFNEAYQVKLKELEEKALNEKMKQDVQDFSFFDETSNAGALHPIMQTMDKIIEYFTALNFSIEKGPLIEDDFHNFEALNLPQNHPARDMQDTFYFEDKTLLRSQTSPVQIRTMLSQKPPIRMIAPGAVFRRDFDITHTPMFHQVEGLVVEEGDKINFANLKDMLENFLKYMFGDVKVRFRPSFFPFTEPSAEVDISCVFCKGCGCRVCKHTGWLEVLGCGVVDPNVYKFVGYKNVSGYAFGLGVERFAMLLHKIPDLRSMFEGDLRLLEQFR, from the coding sequence TTGCAAGATTTGATATCTCAAATTAGCTCTGCAAGTACTTTAGCAGAACTTGAAAATATAAAAGTAAGCGTCTTAGGAAAAAAAGGTATTTTGACTTTGGAATTTGCAAAGTTAAAAGATTTGCAAGGTGAAGAAAAAAAAGAATTTGCCAATGGTTTAAATAAAACAAGAGATGAATTTAATGAAGCTTATCAAGTAAAATTAAAAGAATTAGAAGAAAAAGCTTTAAATGAAAAAATGAAACAAGATGTACAAGATTTTAGCTTTTTTGATGAAACTTCAAACGCAGGAGCGCTGCATCCAATCATGCAAACTATGGATAAAATCATAGAATATTTCACAGCTTTAAATTTCAGCATAGAAAAAGGACCTTTGATTGAGGATGATTTTCATAATTTTGAAGCATTAAATTTACCACAAAATCATCCTGCAAGAGATATGCAAGATACTTTTTATTTTGAAGATAAAACCTTGCTTAGATCTCAAACTTCTCCAGTGCAAATTAGAACCATGCTATCTCAAAAACCACCTATTAGGATGATAGCGCCAGGTGCAGTTTTTAGAAGAGATTTTGATATTACCCATACACCTATGTTTCATCAAGTTGAAGGACTTGTGGTAGAAGAGGGTGATAAGATAAATTTTGCAAATTTAAAAGATATGCTTGAGAATTTTTTAAAATATATGTTTGGCGATGTAAAGGTGCGTTTTAGACCAAGCTTTTTTCCTTTTACAGAACCATCAGCTGAAGTAGATATTTCTTGTGTTTTTTGTAAAGGTTGTGGGTGTAGAGTTTGTAAGCACACAGGATGGCTTGAGGTTTTAGGATGTGGGGTAGTTGATCCTAATGTTTATAAATTTGTTGGTTATAAAAATGTGAGTGGTTATGCTTTTGGTTTGGGTGTGGAGCGTTTTGCTATGCTTTTACATAAAATTCCTGATTTGCGTTCTATGTTTGAAGGTGATTTAAGATTATTGGAGCAATTTAGATGA
- a CDS encoding histidine triad nucleotide-binding protein: protein MREKTVFELIIEGKIPANKVLESEKFLAFHDINPKAPIHILIIPKEHFENFQELRPELMSEMTQFIQELATLLGLDKSGYRLITNCGKNSGQEVFHLHFHMLGGFELPKNKETQVNPESLF, encoded by the coding sequence ATGAGAGAAAAAACCGTATTTGAACTAATCATAGAAGGAAAAATCCCTGCTAATAAAGTTTTAGAAAGTGAAAAATTTTTAGCCTTTCATGATATTAATCCTAAAGCACCTATTCATATTTTAATCATTCCAAAAGAGCATTTTGAAAACTTTCAAGAATTAAGACCTGAATTAATGAGCGAAATGACACAATTCATCCAAGAATTAGCCACTCTTTTAGGACTTGATAAAAGTGGGTATAGACTAATTACAAATTGTGGGAAAAATAGCGGACAAGAAGTTTTTCATTTGCATTTTCATATGTTAGGTGGATTTGAGCTTCCAAAAAATAAAGAAACCCAAGTCAATCCCGAATCACTATTCTAA
- the pckA gene encoding phosphoenolpyruvate carboxykinase (ATP), producing the protein MIGLENLGLENIGQVFHNLSYDELLKHEKNNNEGVCTKNGTFSVDTGIFTGRSPKDKYFVKQDPSQKYIAWGKINQAISEELFEKLLVKAKKQLSNSDIYIQDAYCGASLKSRKAVRFVTQIVWQAHFVKNMFIRPKEEELSGFKPDFVVYNACKCVNEDYEKDGLNSEVFVIFNIEKNIAVIGGTWYGGEMKKGIFSMMNYWLPLENKLPMHCSANVGEKGDVALFFGLSGTGKTTLSTDPKRRLIGDDEHGWDDEGVFNFEGGCYAKCINLDPQSEPEIYGAIKQNALLENVVLKDDLNVDFNDGSKTENTRVSYPIEHILNHEPSLSAGHPSNIIFLSADAFGVLPPVSKLSKEQAMYYFLSGYTAKVAGTERGITEPVATFSACFGEVFLPLHPTVYAKLLGEKISKHNVNVYLVNTGWSGGAYGVGKRMSIKATRACINAILDGSIQNCEFENYDLFNLAVPKELAGVESKLLNPINTWEDKKAYEETKLKLAKMFIENFKRYEDVKEGAEFKLAGPAI; encoded by the coding sequence ATGATAGGTTTAGAAAATTTAGGTTTAGAAAATATCGGGCAAGTTTTTCATAATCTTAGTTATGATGAGCTTTTAAAACATGAAAAAAATAATAATGAAGGTGTATGTACTAAAAATGGTACCTTTAGTGTGGATACTGGAATTTTTACTGGAAGAAGTCCTAAGGATAAATACTTTGTAAAGCAAGATCCTTCGCAAAAATATATTGCTTGGGGTAAGATTAACCAAGCTATTAGCGAGGAATTATTCGAAAAACTTTTAGTAAAAGCTAAAAAACAGCTTAGTAATAGTGATATTTATATCCAAGATGCATATTGTGGTGCTTCGTTAAAAAGTCGCAAAGCTGTGCGTTTTGTAACGCAAATTGTATGGCAAGCGCATTTTGTAAAAAATATGTTTATTCGTCCAAAAGAAGAAGAGCTTAGTGGGTTTAAACCTGATTTTGTGGTGTATAATGCTTGCAAATGTGTGAATGAAGACTATGAAAAAGATGGTTTAAATTCAGAAGTATTTGTCATTTTTAACATAGAAAAAAATATTGCAGTAATTGGTGGGACTTGGTATGGTGGAGAGATGAAAAAAGGAATTTTTTCTATGATGAATTACTGGTTACCACTAGAAAATAAACTTCCTATGCATTGTAGTGCTAATGTTGGAGAAAAAGGCGATGTAGCGCTTTTCTTTGGACTTAGCGGTACAGGTAAAACCACTCTTTCAACTGATCCAAAAAGAAGATTAATAGGTGATGATGAGCATGGTTGGGATGATGAGGGTGTGTTTAATTTTGAAGGAGGTTGTTATGCAAAATGCATTAACCTTGATCCTCAAAGTGAGCCAGAAATTTATGGAGCTATAAAGCAAAATGCACTTTTAGAAAATGTAGTTTTAAAAGATGATTTAAATGTTGATTTTAATGATGGTTCTAAAACTGAAAATACTAGAGTTTCTTATCCGATAGAACATATTTTAAATCACGAGCCAAGTCTTAGTGCGGGTCATCCTAGCAATATTATTTTTCTCTCAGCTGATGCTTTTGGTGTTTTACCTCCGGTTAGTAAACTTAGCAAAGAGCAAGCAATGTATTATTTTCTAAGTGGTTATACTGCTAAAGTAGCAGGAACTGAAAGAGGTATTACTGAGCCTGTTGCGACTTTTTCAGCTTGTTTTGGAGAAGTATTTTTACCATTACACCCAACTGTTTATGCAAAACTTTTAGGTGAAAAAATCAGTAAGCATAATGTGAATGTTTATCTGGTAAATACCGGTTGGAGTGGTGGAGCTTATGGTGTAGGTAAAAGAATGAGTATTAAAGCTACTAGAGCTTGCATTAATGCAATTTTAGATGGTAGTATACAAAATTGTGAGTTTGAAAACTATGATTTATTTAATCTTGCTGTGCCAAAAGAATTAGCGGGTGTAGAAAGTAAGTTATTAAATCCTATTAATACTTGGGAGGATAAAAAAGCTTATGAAGAAACCAAATTAAAGCTTGCGAAAATGTTTATAGAAAATTTCAAACGCTATGAAGATGTAAAAGAAGGAGCAGAATTTAAATTAGCTGGTCCTGCTATCTAA
- a CDS encoding biotin/lipoyl-containing protein: MAKKLIDVMDTTFRDGFQSVYGARVLMNDFFPALEAAKEADIGHFEFGGGARFQSLFFYLNENAFEMMDKFRAIVGKEANLQTLARGVNTVALDTGSKEIIDLHAKMFAKHGTTTIRNFDALNDVNNLKFSGECIIKHGLKHEITITLMDLPPKCKGAHDVPFYERILKEILQAQIPFDSICFKDASGTSNPNKIYEVIKMARKNLPENTHIRLHTHETAGVSVACYLAALEAGVDGIDLAAAPVSGGTSQPDILTMLHALKGSNFDLGLDEEKILKYEDVLKDCLKDYFLPPEAMAVNPLIPFSPMPGGALTANTQMMRDNNILDKFPQVIKAMQEVVEKGGYGTSVTPVSQFYFQQAFNNVMFGSWKKIAEGYGKMVLGYFGKTPVAPDPQVIKLASEQLKLEPTTKLATDIADADESKSIAYIKSLLEKENLNTSEENIFIVAACKEKGIAFLKGEAKVSIRKNEDVKTNNLSQENKFTVSVNGNKYHVEVNAGFDKDVNIKSIVKTNNDNVEARKPQINDDKAIIASMNANVFKILVKENDSVKAGQVVAVLEAMKMEIEVNASKDGEIAELLVNAGDSVNEGQVLMTYK, encoded by the coding sequence ATGGCTAAAAAATTAATTGATGTGATGGATACCACATTTAGAGATGGTTTTCAATCTGTTTATGGCGCTAGAGTTTTAATGAATGACTTTTTTCCTGCCCTAGAAGCAGCCAAAGAAGCAGATATTGGACATTTTGAATTTGGTGGTGGAGCTAGGTTTCAAAGCTTATTTTTTTATTTAAATGAAAATGCCTTTGAAATGATGGATAAATTTAGAGCCATCGTCGGAAAAGAAGCAAATTTACAAACCCTTGCAAGAGGGGTTAATACCGTAGCACTTGATACAGGCAGTAAAGAAATTATTGATTTACATGCAAAAATGTTTGCAAAACATGGCACAACCACTATAAGAAATTTTGATGCACTAAATGATGTAAATAATTTAAAATTTAGTGGAGAATGTATAATTAAGCATGGTTTAAAACACGAAATAACCATTACTTTGATGGATTTGCCTCCAAAATGCAAAGGCGCTCATGATGTGCCTTTTTATGAGAGAATTTTAAAAGAAATTTTGCAAGCTCAAATTCCTTTTGATAGTATTTGTTTTAAAGATGCAAGTGGAACTTCTAACCCAAATAAAATTTATGAAGTTATTAAAATGGCTAGAAAAAACTTGCCTGAAAATACACATATAAGATTACACACTCACGAAACAGCTGGTGTTAGTGTGGCTTGTTATTTAGCTGCTTTAGAAGCTGGTGTTGATGGTATAGATTTAGCTGCAGCTCCTGTTAGTGGTGGTACTTCTCAGCCTGATATTTTAACAATGCTTCACGCTCTAAAAGGAAGTAATTTTGATCTTGGTTTGGATGAAGAAAAAATTTTAAAATATGAAGATGTGTTAAAAGATTGCTTGAAAGATTATTTTTTACCACCTGAAGCCATGGCTGTAAATCCTTTAATACCTTTTTCACCTATGCCTGGGGGAGCTTTAACTGCAAATACTCAAATGATGAGAGATAATAATATTTTAGATAAATTTCCTCAAGTTATAAAAGCTATGCAAGAAGTAGTAGAAAAGGGAGGGTATGGTACTTCTGTTACTCCTGTATCGCAATTTTATTTTCAACAAGCTTTTAACAATGTTATGTTTGGGTCTTGGAAAAAAATCGCCGAAGGTTATGGAAAAATGGTTTTAGGATATTTTGGAAAAACCCCTGTTGCCCCAGATCCTCAAGTGATAAAGCTTGCAAGTGAGCAATTAAAATTAGAACCAACTACAAAATTAGCCACAGATATCGCTGATGCAGATGAGAGCAAAAGTATAGCTTATATTAAAAGCTTATTGGAAAAAGAAAATTTAAACACAAGCGAAGAAAATATTTTTATCGTTGCAGCTTGTAAAGAAAAAGGCATAGCTTTCTTAAAAGGCGAAGCTAAGGTTAGTATAAGAAAAAATGAAGATGTAAAAACAAATAATTTAAGCCAAGAAAATAAATTCACAGTAAGTGTAAATGGTAATAAATATCATGTGGAAGTAAATGCAGGCTTTGATAAAGATGTTAATATTAAAAGTATTGTAAAAACAAATAATGATAATGTAGAGGCAAGAAAACCTCAAATAAATGATGATAAAGCAATCATTGCAAGTATGAATGCAAATGTATTTAAAATTTTAGTAAAAGAAAATGATAGCGTTAAAGCAGGTCAAGTTGTAGCTGTACTTGAAGCTATGAAAATGGAGATTGAAGTTAACGCAAGTAAAGATGGAGAAATTGCAGAACTTTTAGTAAATGCTGGCGATAGCGTCAATGAAGGCCAGGTTTTAATGACTTATAAATAA
- a CDS encoding sodium-dependent transporter: protein MNDKFSKIGFVLAVAGGAIGLGNAWKFPTLVGQNGGFAFVLLYLLLTISVGFCVFLAEIAMGRLSQSDPVNAYKSLATKYAQKWKFAGFFMLGGIFVLSFYLVIMGWVLKYMITSIYYLPSNTQEAGALFGNLIQNSILESSLYFLIAFFLTLFVVSRGVKSGIEKLNVWIMPSLFIMLVLMLVYCFFQDGFKEAFVYLFYPDFTKLNLNSVLTALGLAFFTLCLGIGCITTYAASLKDDTNLITSSAIIVLLNISIGLMMGLIVFTFIFKFNANPAEGAGLVFISLTTLFSNLGAVFGHFLAFYFFLALFFAGITSAVSMIEPFTFYLVNEYKISRKKALVFIGFVVFLLGMSCILSFSASYGASFSFFGLSFFDILDKLTSNFMLPLGAIASAIFVGFFVDKMKIYNLFSKFMSKSIFEIWYFLLRFVAPIAIIIIMLNQIL from the coding sequence ATGAATGATAAATTTTCTAAAATAGGCTTTGTATTAGCCGTTGCAGGCGGTGCTATAGGGCTTGGAAATGCTTGGAAATTTCCAACCTTAGTAGGGCAAAATGGTGGTTTTGCTTTTGTGCTTTTGTATTTGCTTTTGACTATTAGCGTGGGATTTTGTGTATTTTTGGCTGAAATTGCCATGGGAAGATTAAGTCAAAGTGATCCTGTAAATGCTTATAAAAGTTTAGCAACCAAGTATGCTCAAAAATGGAAATTTGCTGGATTTTTTATGCTTGGTGGAATTTTTGTATTATCTTTTTATCTTGTTATTATGGGTTGGGTTTTAAAATACATGATAACTTCGATTTACTATCTACCTAGCAATACTCAAGAGGCAGGAGCTTTGTTTGGAAATTTAATCCAAAATAGTATTTTAGAAAGTAGTTTGTATTTTTTAATTGCTTTTTTTCTTACCTTGTTTGTTGTTTCAAGAGGGGTTAAAAGTGGTATAGAAAAACTCAATGTTTGGATTATGCCAAGTTTGTTTATCATGCTTGTATTAATGTTAGTGTATTGTTTTTTTCAAGATGGTTTTAAAGAAGCTTTTGTTTATTTGTTTTATCCTGATTTTACTAAACTTAATCTAAACTCGGTTTTAACAGCCTTAGGCCTTGCTTTTTTTACCTTATGTTTAGGTATAGGTTGTATTACTACTTATGCAGCTTCATTAAAAGATGACACAAATTTAATTACAAGTTCAGCCATAATTGTGCTTTTAAATATCAGCATAGGCTTAATGATGGGGCTTATTGTATTTACTTTTATATTTAAATTTAACGCCAACCCAGCAGAAGGAGCTGGACTTGTATTTATATCTTTAACAACTTTATTTTCTAATTTAGGTGCTGTCTTTGGGCATTTTTTAGCCTTTTATTTTTTCTTGGCTTTATTTTTCGCAGGAATTACTTCGGCGGTTTCTATGATAGAACCTTTTACTTTTTATCTTGTGAACGAATATAAAATTTCAAGAAAAAAAGCTTTGGTTTTTATAGGGTTTGTGGTTTTTCTTTTAGGGATGAGTTGTATTTTATCTTTTAGTGCCAGTTATGGGGCTAGTTTTAGCTTTTTTGGTTTAAGCTTTTTTGATATTTTGGATAAATTAACTTCTAATTTTATGCTCCCGCTTGGAGCTATTGCTAGTGCTATTTTTGTAGGATTTTTTGTAGATAAAATGAAAATCTATAATTTGTTTTCTAAATTTATGAGTAAAAGTATTTTTGAAATATGGTATTTTTTACTCAGATTTGTTGCGCCTATTGCGATTATTATCATTATGTTAAACCAAATTTTATAA
- a CDS encoding sodium-dependent transporter produces MNEKFSKIGFVLAVAGSAVGLGNAWKFPTLVGNNGGSAFVVVYLLLTLGVAFVIFLAELSIGKLSEKDPVNAYHALAPKNKKAWSLAGFFMLGAIILVSFYSVVIGWIAKYAYFGFFELPKDTNEAGAIFGNLLSNDVLSQFVCFTFVFIVIFYVVSKGVKSGIEKLNVWMMPSLFILLILMLGYSFSMDGFSKASEFLFVPDFSKLSVNSILDALGLAFFSMSLGVCVILTYAASLPDKTNFISSALNIIIINTIIGLMMGLIVFTFIFEFGADPTQQGPGLIFISLTTLFAKLDLLGNILAIAFFIALFFAGITSAISMIEPFTFYLINRYQISRKKALVFVGVIVYFLGSLSILSFYHVSAPNLNFFGKSFFDILDFFIQNLLMPISALITAFFVGFVLKKEALQILFRPFMRGVYFEIWYIFLRYISPLAVILIMARQLFF; encoded by the coding sequence ATGAATGAAAAATTTTCTAAGATAGGTTTTGTATTAGCAGTAGCAGGTTCGGCTGTTGGGCTTGGAAATGCTTGGAAATTTCCAACTTTAGTGGGTAATAATGGGGGATCAGCTTTTGTAGTGGTGTATTTACTTTTAACCTTGGGTGTGGCTTTTGTGATATTTTTAGCAGAGCTTAGTATAGGAAAATTAAGCGAAAAAGATCCTGTAAATGCTTATCATGCTTTAGCACCAAAAAATAAAAAGGCATGGTCACTAGCGGGGTTTTTTATGCTTGGTGCTATTATTTTAGTGTCTTTTTATAGTGTTGTTATAGGTTGGATAGCAAAATATGCTTATTTTGGATTTTTTGAACTACCTAAAGATACAAATGAAGCAGGTGCTATTTTTGGAAATTTACTCTCTAATGATGTTTTATCTCAATTTGTATGTTTTACTTTTGTATTTATAGTTATTTTTTATGTAGTTTCAAAAGGAGTTAAAAGTGGTATAGAAAAACTTAATGTTTGGATGATGCCAAGTTTATTTATATTGCTTATTTTAATGCTTGGATATTCTTTTAGCATGGATGGTTTTTCTAAGGCAAGTGAGTTTTTGTTTGTACCTGATTTTTCAAAATTAAGTGTTAATTCTATATTAGATGCGCTAGGTCTTGCGTTTTTTAGTATGTCTTTGGGCGTGTGTGTGATTTTAACCTATGCAGCAAGCTTGCCTGATAAAACAAATTTTATAAGTAGTGCTTTAAATATTATCATCATTAACACTATCATTGGCTTAATGATGGGACTTATTGTGTTTACTTTTATATTTGAATTTGGAGCTGATCCTACCCAACAAGGTCCAGGGCTTATATTTATATCATTAACAACACTTTTTGCAAAATTAGATCTTTTAGGAAATATCCTAGCTATAGCTTTTTTTATAGCTTTATTTTTTGCAGGGATTACTTCAGCTATTTCCATGATAGAGCCTTTTACTTTTTATCTTATAAATCGTTATCAAATTTCAAGAAAAAAAGCTTTGGTTTTTGTAGGTGTGATTGTTTATTTTCTTGGAAGTTTATCTATACTTTCTTTTTATCATGTAAGCGCGCCAAATTTAAATTTCTTTGGAAAAAGTTTTTTTGATATTTTAGATTTTTTTATACAAAATTTATTAATGCCAATTTCTGCTTTAATTACAGCATTTTTTGTGGGTTTTGTACTTAAAAAAGAAGCTTTGCAAATTTTATTTCGTCCCTTTATGCGCGGGGTGTATTTTGAAATTTGGTATATCTTTTTAAGATATATTTCTCCATTAGCAGTTATTTTAATCATGGCTAGACAGCTTTTTTTCTAA
- a CDS encoding sodium-dependent transporter, whose product MNDKFSKIGFVLAVAGSAVGLGNAWKFPTLVGQNGGSAFVLLYLLLTLGVGFVIFLAELSIGKLSEKDPVNAYYTLAPKHKRAWSIVGFSLIGAILIVSFYSVIIGWIVKYAYLGFFSLPKSIEESGATFSNLLSNDALSQFVCFTFVFIVIFYVVSKGVKSGIEKLNVWMMPSLFILLILMLGYSFSMDGFSKASEFLFSPDFSKLGVGAFLSALGLACFSLSIGVGSIITYSASLPDKTNFITSTINIIIINIIIGIMMGLIVFTFIFEFGADPSQQGPGLIFVSLMNLFSNIDPIGFLPLGNILAIAFFIALFFAGITSAVSMIEPLTFYLINSFNFTRKKALIFIAFIVYFLGSLCILSGIEWSKDSLEFFGKSFFDILDFIASNLMMPLGGLFGAIFVGFVLKKEALQTLFYPYMRGKYFECWYFFVRYISPLAVILIMVKQLFF is encoded by the coding sequence ATGAATGATAAATTTTCTAAAATAGGTTTTGTATTAGCAGTGGCAGGTTCAGCTGTTGGGCTTGGAAATGCTTGGAAATTTCCAACTTTAGTAGGACAAAATGGAGGATCAGCTTTTGTTTTGTTGTATTTATTGCTAACTTTAGGAGTTGGATTTGTAATTTTTTTAGCTGAGCTTAGTATAGGAAAATTAAGTGAAAAAGATCCTGTAAATGCTTATTATACTTTAGCACCTAAACACAAAAGAGCTTGGTCTATAGTCGGTTTTTCTTTAATAGGTGCAATTTTAATTGTTTCTTTTTATAGTGTGATTATAGGTTGGATTGTCAAATATGCGTATTTGGGCTTTTTTTCATTGCCAAAGAGCATAGAAGAAAGTGGCGCTACTTTTTCAAATTTACTCTCTAATGATGCTTTATCTCAATTTGTATGTTTTACTTTTGTATTTATAGTTATTTTTTATGTAGTTTCAAAAGGAGTTAAAAGTGGTATAGAAAAACTCAATGTTTGGATGATGCCAAGCTTATTTATATTGCTTATTTTAATGCTTGGATATTCTTTTAGTATGGATGGTTTTTCTAAGGCTAGTGAGTTTTTATTTTCACCTGATTTTTCAAAGCTTGGAGTTGGGGCATTTTTAAGTGCTTTAGGACTAGCTTGTTTTTCTTTGTCTATTGGAGTGGGTTCGATTATTACTTATTCTGCAAGTTTACCTGATAAAACAAATTTTATTACAAGCACTATTAATATTATTATTATTAATATTATCATAGGCATTATGATGGGGCTTATTGTGTTTACTTTTATATTTGAATTTGGAGCTGATCCTAGTCAGCAAGGACCCGGTTTAATCTTTGTTTCTTTAATGAATTTATTTTCAAATATTGATCCAATTGGTTTTTTACCTTTGGGAAATATCCTAGCCATAGCTTTTTTTATAGCTTTATTTTTTGCAGGAATTACTTCAGCAGTTTCCATGATAGAACCTTTGACATTTTATTTAATCAATTCTTTTAATTTTACAAGAAAAAAAGCTTTGATTTTTATAGCTTTTATTGTGTATTTTTTGGGAAGTTTGTGTATTTTATCAGGAATTGAATGGAGTAAGGATTCTTTGGAATTTTTTGGAAAAAGTTTTTTTGATATATTAGATTTTATTGCTTCAAATTTAATGATGCCTTTGGGTGGGTTATTTGGTGCAATTTTTGTAGGTTTTGTGCTTAAAAAAGAAGCTTTGCAAACTTTATTTTATCCTTATATGAGGGGTAAATACTTTGAGTGTTGGTATTTTTTTGTAAGATATATCTCACCTTTAGCGGTGATTTTAATCATGGTAAAACAATTATTTTTTTAA
- a CDS encoding F0F1 ATP synthase subunit C, which yields MKKIVFLMLALSGFAFAAEGSMNQWLASFSILAAGLGLGVAALGGAIGMGNTAAATIAGTARNPGLGGKLMTTMFIALAMIEAQVIYALVIALIALYANPFQALVAA from the coding sequence ATGAAAAAAATCGTATTTTTAATGCTAGCTTTAAGTGGTTTTGCATTCGCAGCAGAAGGCTCTATGAATCAATGGTTAGCGTCATTTTCAATTTTAGCAGCAGGTTTAGGACTTGGTGTCGCAGCTTTAGGTGGTGCTATTGGTATGGGTAATACTGCAGCAGCAACTATCGCAGGAACAGCAAGAAATCCAGGACTTGGTGGTAAATTAATGACTACTATGTTTATTGCTTTAGCGATGATTGAAGCTCAAGTTATTTATGCGCTTGTTATTGCTCTTATCGCTCTTTATGCTAATCCATTCCAAGCATTAGTAGCAGCTTAA
- the cetZ gene encoding energy taxis response protein CetZ: MFVNKKKINEQITQLEQSNQAFQDILNAISKTMAMIEFQTDGTIISANENFLKTMNYSLDEIKGKHHSMFCLPEVVKSQRYGDFWKDLKSGKSRNGLFRRIAKGGKDIYLEANYLPILDQNNKAYKVIKFANDITQRHYEMLDLKNTIDAANRSMAIIEFNPYGEILNANENFTQTMGYSLGEIKGKHHSMFCEEKFRNSKEYTIFWEELRSGKFQSGKFIRLGKNNKLIHLEASYNPIKNDDGEIYKVIKFATDITEQVVRDEEKLKLISELAEQNDNLTQEGDSVIENTVQNIQSIADMMNNSSNLVSSLNEQSEEIKNIIQTISDIADQTNLLALNAAIEAARAGEHGRGFAVVADEVRNLAERTGHSVNEITTTINSIRNVTAEVVQSIKDGLSGVNQSVDLAKEARECMEKIRNSSAQVAQAMQDK; encoded by the coding sequence ATGTTTGTCAATAAGAAAAAAATCAATGAGCAAATTACTCAATTAGAACAATCTAACCAAGCTTTTCAAGATATACTTAATGCTATAAGTAAAACTATGGCGATGATAGAATTTCAAACAGATGGAACCATCATTAGTGCTAATGAAAATTTTCTAAAAACTATGAATTACTCTCTAGATGAAATTAAAGGAAAACACCATAGTATGTTTTGCTTGCCTGAAGTAGTAAAGTCTCAACGCTATGGTGATTTTTGGAAAGATTTAAAAAGCGGTAAATCAAGAAATGGTCTTTTTAGACGCATCGCAAAGGGTGGAAAAGACATTTATCTTGAAGCTAATTATCTTCCTATTTTAGATCAAAATAACAAAGCATATAAGGTTATTAAATTTGCCAATGACATTACTCAAAGACACTATGAGATGCTTGATTTAAAAAATACCATAGATGCAGCTAATCGTTCTATGGCAATTATTGAATTTAATCCTTATGGAGAAATTCTAAATGCCAATGAAAACTTCACTCAAACAATGGGTTATTCACTAGGTGAAATCAAAGGAAAACACCATAGTATGTTCTGCGAGGAAAAATTTAGAAATTCCAAAGAATATACAATTTTTTGGGAAGAGCTAAGAAGTGGTAAATTTCAATCAGGAAAATTCATACGCCTTGGTAAAAACAACAAACTAATCCATTTAGAAGCAAGTTATAATCCTATCAAAAATGATGATGGAGAAATTTACAAAGTTATCAAATTTGCAACAGATATTACCGAGCAAGTTGTAAGAGATGAGGAGAAATTGAAGCTCATTAGTGAATTAGCTGAGCAAAATGATAATTTAACTCAAGAAGGTGATAGCGTTATAGAAAATACGGTTCAAAATATTCAAAGCATTGCTGATATGATGAATAATAGTAGCAATCTCGTATCATCATTAAATGAGCAATCAGAAGAAATTAAAAATATCATTCAAACTATTAGCGATATAGCTGATCAAACCAATCTTTTAGCTTTAAATGCAGCTATTGAGGCAGCGCGCGCAGGTGAACATGGTAGAGGTTTTGCCGTGGTTGCTGATGAAGTTAGAAATCTTGCCGAAAGAACTGGACACTCAGTAAATGAAATCACTACTACTATTAATTCTATTAGAAATGTAACAGCTGAAGTGGTGCAAAGTATAAAAGATGGCTTGAGTGGTGTAAATCAAAGCGTGGATTTAGCCAAAGAAGCTAGAGAGTGTATGGAAAAAATTAGAAATAGCTCAGCTCAAGTAGCGCAAGCTATGCAGGATAAATAA